tgggacaaacaacgcctccaggagctggaccaggaacagcaaagggccttttttgttgtttttttttcaaaaagtgttttttgtgtttgaggacctcctcggtggtctggaggaccaaggctggtgccttgcttgcgGGGTCTACGGGCACACGGTAGCGATCTGCCCTTTCtaggacgaggaggaggaaccggcccaggagaggaaggcaggaagaaggagcaggaagagaagggggagaggtaagctgcagcagcaacagcaaccgcagcaacagcaaGAGGAGATCGGGAGGATGGTTGGGAGGTTTATATTACGAACGTCGTGGTGGAGTTGTGCCCtagctgtggggcatatgggcacacattGGCCATATGCCCCATGCAATACGAAGAGGGGGAGAGcgagcatccagtgcccagaaggggggagtgcgagcatccagcgcccagaaggggggagcccgtgcatccagcgcccagaaggggggagcccatgcatccagcgcccagaaggggggagcccatgcatccagcgcccagaaggggggagcccgtgcatccagcgcccagaagggggggagcccgtgcgtccagcgcccagaaggggggagcccgtgcgtccagcgcccagaaggggggaactTGGGAGGCCACAGCCCAAGGGGGGAAGGCCCACAGGTCCAGATcctaggcctccagcagcagaagaagaatacctgctgcctctgcctcctccacctccaccgcttccaccagcaaaAGCAGAGCAGCTGgacctgcctctgcctccaccacctccaccgcttccactagcaagagcagagcagcgggacctgtctctgcctccaccacttccaccgcttccaccagcaagagcagagcagcgggacctgcctctgcctccaccacctccaccgcttccaccagcaagagcagagcagcgggacctgcctctgcctccaccacctccaccgcttccaccagcaagagcagagcagcaggacctgcctctgcctcctccacctccaccgcttccaccagcaagagcagagcagcaggaccagcctctgcctccaccacctccaccgctttcACCTtgttagcattgccactagcatcatttcctctgccgcagcgccctgcacagctgttagcattgccactagcatcatttcctctgccgcagcgccctgcacagctgttagcgttgccactagcatcatttcctctgccgcagtgccccgcacagctgttagcgttgccactagcatcatttcctctgccgcagcaccccgcacagctgttagcgttgccactagcatcatttcctctgccgcagcgccccgcacagctgttagcgttgccactagcatcatttcctctgccgcagcgccccgcacagctgttagcgttgcctctagcatcatttcctctgccgcagcgccccgcacagctgttagcgttgccactagcatcatttcctctgccgcagcgccccgcatagctgttagcattgccactagcatcatttcctctgccgcagtgccctgcacagctgttagcgttgccactagaATCATTactctgccgcagcgccccgcacagctgttagcattgccactagcatcatttcctctgccgaagtgccccgcacagctgttagtgttgccactagcatcatttcctctgccacagcgccccgcacagctgttaacattgccactagcatcatttcctctgctgcagcgccccgcacagatgttagcgttgccactagcatcatttcctctgccgcagtgccccgcacagctgttagcgttgccactagcatcatttcctctgccgcagtgCCCCGCACAGatgttagcgttgccactagcatcatttcctctgccgcagtgccccgcacagctgttagcgttgccactagcatcatttcctctgccgcagtgccccgcacagctgttagcgttgccactagcatcatttcctctgccgcagcgccccgcacagctgttagcgttgccactagcatcatttcctctgccgcagcgccccgcacagctgttagcattgcctctAGCATCATTATGCTGCCGGAATACCTCGCACTGCTGTcagcccttgtgccttttattttgaccagtgTGGTGTTGTtagtttttgtatcattttgtgttgttcatttgtttaattaaaaggctCATTAGTGCATTTAACCGTGCAGCTTTCTGTGTATGTGCCTGCAAATACCATCTGGGAGGCAACAGCGCCACACAGGGTAATACCTTACATCAATCAgaatagatttcaaaatatcttcATGTATTTGATGGaacatattgcaatatatttaaaaatgaataaatctccattgatgttaaaatatatgaaaatatgtttctaaaatttatttaaatacaaataaaaatctattttttttttaaatgtcttcagttCCTCGGCAGGGACAGAACATTTCTGAGAATGAGCTGGTATAGGATGCTAGCCTGTCTCAGTCTATTAATCTTTCACTCCACTAGCTATCAGCATGTTAATAATGCTGTTTATTCTTTATCAGGGTTTTGTGTGCCTGCGTACAACCAGATCAGAAAACACGTGTTTGTGGAAACTGTGATGAGCTGGTCTggagctcagagctactgtagagagaagcacacagacctggccactgtgcgcagccaggaagaagcagagcagctcttaaatattGCAGGAGCTTCTCTCTGGGGttcctggatcgggctgtatcgtgatgacacacagaactggcagtggtctaacagcgatgatgtcatctactccaactggagggcagacgtcttctgtgcttcagtcaattcagatGGAAAGTGGACTGATTTACCCTGCCACCTTCAGGAAGCCTTCATGTGCTACAAAGGTAaagacataattatatatatattgtgaaagatttcaccttctcgggttcgttgcccctttaaaaattgacccagacacagaaatagtgttcagcgcttccgcgcacttttaataaaacaaacacacacaaaaccaaataaacacctagctcttatcgagcactaactacacacgcaggaacctaactaacgcaggacggctaagccgtttccctgccccacaAAACAGTTTAgtaccacacttacttttcaactttctcgctctctctgactgctgggaagcagagcacctcgtctgcctccttctcctcagcagccctgagcagactgactgctctccttttaaactgccccatcacgctcaggtgcggataatcattactaataaaacaattacacaacaagtgcattctcacatgttttctctcttgcagggaggttttaaccccctccctgctgtctcactccacctgcttcctcacaatatatatatatatatatatatatatatatatatatatatatatatatatatatatatattgcaattgattattcatttatttcagttcttataattattaagcatccttgtgaggggagcttgtatgagtttgcaaatccacCCACTCCTACAGCTGATAATATCTCAAAAACTATTTCAGCTTGCAAATATTTTCAGTCAAAACCCTGAATACAAGTTGCCCTTGAAAGGATACAAAAACATACGGTTATTAGATGTGTTTGGTGTGTTTCAGAGGCAGTTCCAAAAGATACCTACATTTCATTAGTGATAGATGGATGGATCTATAACACTGTGTTTCCCCCCTCTGGTGAGGTGTAGGGCTGTCAGGTTTAccttcccctctgggctggggtttgctgtgtgaaGGTTGAAATCTTCTCTGGGTGTTCTGTGGCAGTTCACTTCTTTCAGATCCAGGAAAGTCAGGCTCTGCTTCATCTCCTAGTACCCGAGTGCTGCTGGTATTGGGCCGGGTATCTGTATATTTCACCATACTCTCCTTTAGCTTCCAGGATGGTGGGCATTGAGTTGTCTGCATTTCCACTGCGCTCATGGCAGCTCTGACCTCTGCAGACCGGTTACATATGAACAGCAGCTTGAAGCTCTTGTCTACATTGTCCCCTGGATGTGCTTCACCTGCATAGTAAAGGAGTTTCAGCTCCTTGTAGAAGTCTCTTGtgtcctcatccttcttacattgtctgagacaggctgtgtgctgggctgtgcagggatcactgggtcctcatccttcttacattgtctgagacaggctgtgtgcagggctgtgcagggatcaccgggtcctcatccttcttacattgtctcagacaggctgtgtgcagggctgtgcagggatcaccgggtcctcatccttctcaTATTGTctcagacaggctgtgtgcaggatCACCATACTTGGAGCATTTCCCTGTTAAGGCAGTGCATAGTTTCTCAATGTTTTTCCTGGTCCACTCCTGTACTGTGTCTACAAGTGTGAGAGAGCAGTCTGGCCTCATGCAGATCACTTGTCAGTCCCCAGTCATCGATAATATCCTGGATATGACTGATGTGTCCCTCAATGGTGATGTTCAAACTTGCTGATAGTTGACGCTAACTTGTGGACTTAGAGTTTTTCTTCTGGATTTCAGTATCTTTGAGGGCCTGTCACCCCCAACAGCAGCATAGTGGCAAATCTGGATGCAATCTCATCTTTGGGTTCTTCTCACATTGTCAGCAGTAGATTGACTTTGCCTTTCgatcatctctgtgtgtgtctgtctgtctttgtgtcctgtctgtgtgtgtctgtctgtaatctgactgtgtctctgtttgtctgtctgtctctgtgtctgtctgactgtctgtatctgtctgtgtgtgtctctgtgtgtctgtgtcctgtctgtgtgtctgtgcgtgtatgtgtctgtttgtgtatgattttattttcgatagtaattttactacatatATATCTCATACCCTGATAACCATTAGCTTGATACTTGCGTGTACTTCCCGTTGGTATAGTTCAGTTTCAGGTAAAGCAGGATCTCTTAAGGGAACCAGAGACGTGGTACGCCGACTCCACAGCTTTGCAGCCATTCTGAAGGGACAACTTTGACTTGGATCTTCAGAACAAAGGGAGGCCAGAGAGCGTTTCTGATTGGCTGGTCATATCAGAGCTGAGACACTGTTTGAAGTGGAGGTGCCAATCACTGTCTCCTGTGTCGGGCACACTTTGAGTAGATTACACACagtgataacccgtgtctctgcatttgcatactgagtaaattacacacggtgataacccgtgtctctgcgTTTGCATACTGAGTCAATTACATTGATTAATTAGTGATAGCCAGTGTCTACACATTCGCAGACTTAAACTCATTACTGAGAATACCAATCTGTCTGCAATGTGATCTACAATACCAAACTGAGAACACCGAAACAGGAGTAAATTAGCCAATTCGAGAATGTTGccccttatttttaaataacgcaCAGATGTACCTGACTGTAGACAGGATGCTGTTTGTGATAAATTGTAGGATTGATGAAAACACAATTTGTTTTGGGTTCAGAGCCAACTCACCTCCACAGCTCCCAGCCTCTcaactgctgtttgtttgtgtttacagagaccagcaacataactgagagatacaccctgattgaagaactgaaaacctggactgaagctcagcagtactgtagagaacaccacaccgacctcgtcagtataaagaacgccagtgaaaatgaagacctagtgaagaaagcgcagggcaagcccttctggataggcctgttcaatgagccctggaagtggtcacaccagggggataactacacatttcacaccTGGAACTATGGGGAACCAAACAATAGGGGAGGCGATCAGAACTGTGTGATGATGAGTAAGACTGGTGAATGGTTTGACTATGGCTGCAACAATCAGAagtccttcttctgctgtgagggtgaggaccctgttcagactgtgttctcatttaattcagtgtaaaccttcaggttcaaagagggaagcatgattagatctcttcAATAGGTCCTGGTCGTGACAAATCTAGCAGTctccactttgagaatcaatcacagagGATCTAAATGGGGTTAAAGAGTAAACAAAACCCCAGTTATATTTCCTTAGGCTTTAaggtattgtgctgtgctgtgcaatatcATATAATATCAAGACATGTACCTTTAcacattctaaaataacattaacattgatTGACAGTGAACTGAGTTTTTCTCACAACAATTTTTTGGCTACCTGGTGTTTCCATGACCTTCATCACTCATGCCAGAATGATACTCGTGTTACAGtacaaaccacaagcatgttgttaGTATATTTATTATCACCATACAGTTGTACTAGTGTCCTACATTCTTACAAGCCCAGTATTCTGTGactgttggttccatttccagtggAATTCTTTTCTCTGAAGAACATgttttcactcatctttattgtgctgtccccTCTACCCAGGCAgctcctctggtcagtgtttctatgaaggagctgggaagacatggcagggagctcagagctactgcagaaaccaaggcAGAGACCTGCCCAGCATTCAAGACCAGGCCAGGGTTAACAAGCTTATAGGTCTTATACCTTCATATAGTAACGGGTATtactggatcgggctgtatcgtgacaaagagaactggcagtggtccagtggAGGTGATGTCATCTACTTCAACTGGGGACgatacctcttctgtgcttcagtgaattcagagggagagtgggaggattcaATCTGCAGTCAGAGAAACTATTTCATGTGCTACAGCggtgagttgagattcaattcctttgttaatgaCACAGCTGACTGGACTGGGGGTTGAAGCCAGGTCCCCTGGATACTGCACAGGGGCCATAATCTTGAAACgttcaaaagaagaaacatcttctcaaatacagtatgtttctaagtttattattaataaaaaatgttaagaagGTGTGTTATTCATAACAGTTTCTTAGTTTGTTTTTCCTTCATAAGAATCTTAAGAAAATGTGTATTAATCAAAGAaatgttcttattgttttgtttagattgtttATATACCAGACAGCAAAATCCTCGTCTTAAATATGTGGCCCTTATTAGATGTGTAGAAGAAATATGTTTAGCAGTTAAATAACAATTTGTATTGGAATAAAAGGTGATAAAGAAGGTTGTAgttttgctgtattgtgtgtagtgggctgaacctcacatgactgatttgtTTGTTAAGCAAGTTAAGTCTGAcaggttgtcacaaagacggccagagtgggtggcgtcagaccagagaggaatacacagacagagacagtggttgtgatgagctgagtgcaatggctgcactcagcgtttaatgacaaaataaaaggtttaaacagaaaacacgggacacggcacttgcgccaaaataaatagacaaacgaaacgaactaaacagtgcacagacagacgaacaaaacacggtgagcagataaaactaatttacgttcttactttgttttattttctccttctctctctcccgttctccactcaccgaacaccaaccccgactgaatgaaaatgtgcatctatatatactgttgtgctgggattcaattactaattaattattcacttgaatcccaacacgtgaattaattacgtgaaaaccccgtgttcacatattatattttaaatgcacgtgcgtgatgtgcaatcctcgtgcctaaatataattatacactttaaacacacgtgaaacacagacccgtttatatcccgtgtaccaatctatacaccaacattaacatacgcacccatacatacatacacagaacacacaaatgcacacaggggcggggcactttgccacatatacccccccttgtgcgcagcacacatggcctcaacggccacctccccccttaaatacccagcagtccaggccaaagtctcgggctgggaagggaggcttcagtgggcccatggctggaaatgctgtcagctcccctgccggtagtggcacggctgacagcatgctggtcccgtcctgcagcgaaaaagctgcgggggcgggtggtccctcgacctcccccttcttcgtagccggcagctccctcctgtggggctccggccacaagaactcctgcagcgaaactgctgctggggaaagtggtctccagacctcctcccccttcttcgtggccggca
The sequence above is a segment of the Acipenser ruthenus chromosome 51, fAciRut3.2 maternal haplotype, whole genome shotgun sequence genome. Coding sequences within it:
- the LOC131722716 gene encoding macrophage mannose receptor 1-like; this translates as MAPPQGSPTNKGGFPTFPVFPSPSFLIALEASGWCLACLQGVRARWGELPPPRGGGTAASLIAEEMEGGSSPEASQEAMFCRFCVPAYNQIRKHVFVETVMSWSGAQSYCREKHTDLATVRSQEEAEQLLNIAGASLWGSWIGLYRDDTQNWQWSNSDDVIYSNWRADVFCASVNSDGKWTDLPCHLQEAFMCYKETSNITERYTLIEELKTWTEAQQYCREHHTDLVSIKNASENEDLVKKAQGKPFWIGLFNEPWKWSHQGDNYTFHTWNYGEPNNRGGDQNCVMMSKTGEWFDYGCNNQKSFFCCEVEFFSLKNMFSLIFIVLSPLPRQLLWSVFL